In Peromyscus eremicus chromosome 2, PerEre_H2_v1, whole genome shotgun sequence, a single genomic region encodes these proteins:
- the LOC131903458 gene encoding cytochrome P450 7B1, whose amino-acid sequence MKGAATPDADLTALLTLPGLLFIATLLLLALHLLTQRTRRPGEPPLIKGWLPYLGITLKIQKDPLAFMKTLRRKYGDTFTVLLSGKYITFVLNPFQYHLLMKNSKQLSFGMFSRKLSAKAFSIKKLPTNDDLNDDIHRAYLLLQGKALDSLLGSMIQELKEILEPQLLKSTDWKTTRLFPFCSSLVFEATFTTIYGKVLAGDRKKIISELRDDFLKFDDMFPYLVSDIPIQLLRNVKSMQKKLTKCLSSEKLAQMHGCSEIVRERQDILEKHYRREDFEIGAHHLGFLWASLANTIPTTFWAMYYLLRHPEAMEALRDEIDSFLQSTGQKKGPGLSIHFTREQLDSLVCLESTILEVLRLCSYSTIFREVQEDMNFHSETSSYCLRKGDFVAIFPPILHTDPEVFEAPEEFRFNRFIEDGKKKTTFLKDGKKLKYCVLPFGFGASKCPGRYLAVNEIKLLLAMILTYFDLEIIDKKPLRLKYNRLLFGIQHPDSDVSFRYKAKSCQS is encoded by the exons GAGGCCTGGTGAACCTCCCTTAATAAAAGGTTGGCTTCCTTATCTTGGCATTACCCTGAAGATCCAAAAGGATCCATTAGCTTTCATGAAAACTCTTCGAAGGAAATATGGTGATACTTTCACTGTGCTGCTTTCGG ggaagtaCATTACGTTTGTTCTGAACCCTTTCCAGTACCATCTCCTAATGAAAAACTCCAAACAATTAAGTTTCGGGATGTTCAGCAGAAAGTTATCAGCGAAAGCCTTCTCCATCAAGAAGCTGCCAACTAATGATGACCTTAATGACGACATTCACAGAGCTTACCTGCTGTTACAAGGCAAAGCTTTAGACAGTCTCCTAGGAAGCATGATCCAAGAACTAAAAGAAATACTTGAGCCCCAACTACTAAAAAGCACAGATTGGAAAACGACAAGACTGTTTCCATTCTGTAGCTCACTGGTATTTGAGGCCACGTTTACAACTATATATGGAAAAGTTCTTGCTGGTGACAGGAAAAAAATTATCAGTGAACTAagagatgattttttaaaatttgatgatATGTTCCCATACTTAGTATCTGATATACCCATTCAGCTTTTAAGAAATGTGAAATCTATGCAGAAGAAGCTTACAAAATGCCTCTCATCAGAAAAACTAGCTCAGATGCACGGATGTTCAGAAATTGTTCGGGAAAGGCAAGATATACTGGAGAAACACTATAGGCGTGAAGACTTTGAAATAGGAG CACATCATCTTGGCTTTCTCTGGGCCTCTCTGGCAAACACCATTCCAACTACGTTCTGGGCAATGTATTATCTTCTTCGGCACCCAGAAGCCATGGAAGCACTGCGTGACGAAATTGACAGCTTCCTGCAGTCAACAGGTCAAAAGAAAGGGCCTGGACTTTCCATCCACTTCACCAGAGAACAATTGGACAGCTTGGTCTGCCtgg aAAGCACCATTCTCGAGGTCCTGCGGCTGTGCTCCTACTCCACCATCTTTCGTGAAGTGCAAGAGGATATGAATTTCCACTCAGAGACTAGCAGTTACTGTCTGCGGAAGGGAGACTTTGTGGCCATCTTTCCTCCAATCTTACACACTGACCCAGAAGTCTTTGAAGCTCCAGAG GAATTTAGGTTTAATCGATTCATAGAAGATGgcaagaagaaaacaacctttcTCAAAGACGGGAAAAAGCTGAAGTATTGTGTTCTGCCATTCGGATTCGGAGCCAGCAAATGTCCAGGCCGATACTTGGCAGTTAATGAAATAAAGCTACTATTGGCTATGATTTTAACTTATTTTGATTTAGAAATAATTGACAAGAAGCCTCTAAGACTCAAGTACAACCGTTTGTTGTTCGGTATTCAGCATCCCGATTCTGATGTCTCATTTAGGTACAAGGCAAAATCTTGCCAAAGCTGA